In Herbaspirillum seropedicae, a single window of DNA contains:
- a CDS encoding response regulator, giving the protein MLTRIMLADDHALVRSGIKALLTAMPGVEVVGEASDGAEVIEMIPQLKPDLVLLDIAMKGMNGLEALRRLRGEYPTIRFLMLSMYGSEEYVMQALNAGANGYLFKDSAATELEKALYEVKHGRQYLDSHISREALDNYMKRVAQNGTPVEVLTPRQREILQLIAEGNNTKEIAYQLNVSAKTIETHRAQLMERLDIRDVPGLVRYAIRTGIATPDK; this is encoded by the coding sequence ATGCTTACTCGAATCATGCTGGCCGACGACCACGCCCTGGTGCGCAGCGGTATCAAGGCGTTGCTCACGGCCATGCCCGGCGTGGAGGTGGTGGGCGAGGCCTCCGACGGGGCCGAGGTCATCGAGATGATTCCCCAGCTCAAGCCCGACCTGGTGCTGCTCGATATCGCCATGAAGGGGATGAACGGTCTGGAAGCCTTGCGCCGCCTGCGCGGCGAATACCCGACCATCCGTTTCCTGATGCTGTCCATGTATGGCAGCGAGGAATACGTGATGCAGGCCTTGAACGCCGGCGCCAACGGCTATCTGTTCAAGGATTCGGCCGCAACAGAGCTGGAGAAGGCGCTCTATGAGGTCAAGCATGGCCGGCAATACCTCGATTCGCATATCTCCCGCGAGGCGCTGGACAACTACATGAAGCGCGTGGCCCAGAACGGCACGCCGGTGGAAGTGCTCACGCCGCGCCAGCGCGAAATCCTGCAATTGATTGCCGAAGGCAACAATACCAAGGAGATCGCTTACCAGTTGAACGTCAGCGCCAAGACCATCGAGACCCATCGCGCGCAACTGATGGAACGGCTGGATATCCGCGACGTGCCCGGGCTGGTGCGCTATGCCATTCGCACCGGCATTGCCACTCCGGACAAGTGA
- a CDS encoding Crp/Fnr family transcriptional regulator gives MLAKSIWAQALTEEQLARVETEVVSRKIPAGGYVCRKGDAVTHWIGVHEGLLKMSSVSPEGKTVSFAGMANGGWLGEGSLLKDEPRKYDVVALRESELLYMPKATYIWLLDNSIPFNRFLVTQLNERLALFISLVEYDRMLEPDARVARCLAALFNPYLNPGIGLNLQISREEVGNLSGTSRQRANQALQVLEKAGLLKVDYGSITINDLEGLRQFPG, from the coding sequence ATGCTCGCCAAGAGCATCTGGGCGCAGGCACTGACCGAGGAGCAACTGGCGCGGGTCGAGACAGAAGTGGTCAGCCGCAAGATTCCCGCCGGCGGCTATGTCTGCCGCAAGGGCGATGCGGTCACGCACTGGATAGGCGTGCACGAGGGCTTGCTGAAGATGAGCAGCGTCTCTCCCGAAGGCAAGACGGTTTCCTTCGCCGGCATGGCCAACGGCGGCTGGCTGGGCGAAGGCTCGCTACTCAAGGACGAACCGCGCAAGTATGACGTGGTGGCGCTGCGAGAGAGCGAACTGCTCTACATGCCCAAGGCGACCTACATCTGGCTGCTGGACAACAGCATTCCCTTCAACCGCTTCCTGGTCACGCAATTGAACGAGCGCCTGGCGCTGTTCATCTCGCTGGTGGAATACGACCGCATGCTGGAGCCGGATGCGCGGGTGGCGCGTTGCCTGGCGGCGCTCTTCAATCCCTACCTGAACCCGGGCATCGGGCTGAACCTGCAGATCTCGCGGGAAGAAGTCGGCAATCTTTCCGGTACGTCGCGCCAGCGTGCCAACCAGGCCTTGCAGGTGCTGGAAAAGGCCGGTCTGCTCAAGGTCGACTACGGCAGCATCACCATCAACGACCTGGAAGGATTGCGGCAGTTTCCGGGCTGA
- a CDS encoding ATP-binding protein: MSIPLRVLFVEDMEEDAFLMVRELKRGGFEPAWERVDDEQALLAALQAQPWDIVISDYSMPMFSGVEALKLVKAHNDQTPFIIVSGVIGEQTAVEVMKAGAQDYFLKSAIGRLPHAVDRELRDAQARRKQRASAQALREMQARFNAFMNAAPMPTWIKDAQLRYSYVNPAQSAFYGMTPGDMDGLTDLELMSSGAAAASQENDRKVLEQKCELHTQETVFDHNHNARILDVVRFPISGEGKGDMVAGLAIDVTEREQSRRDLELAIQRQQLLSSRVIEVQERERQHLARGLHDDVGQSLTALKINLETIKKMGSLEGPSLQNGIDIVTAVLAQVRSLSLDLRPPQLDNLGLIAALRSYVEQKSKLANVNGWFESSGHDEQLHHDIENTAFRIVQEAVTNILRHARCQNIWVKIDRQHDQVYLSIRDDGRGFDIERARSNAISGTSFGLLNMEERAVLVGGSMEITSAPGAGTEIVMHLPVAPIVRRM; the protein is encoded by the coding sequence ATGAGTATTCCGCTGCGAGTGCTGTTTGTCGAAGACATGGAAGAAGACGCCTTCCTGATGGTGCGCGAACTCAAGCGCGGCGGCTTCGAGCCCGCCTGGGAGCGCGTCGACGACGAGCAGGCGCTGTTGGCCGCCTTGCAGGCCCAGCCCTGGGACATCGTCATCTCCGACTATTCCATGCCCATGTTCAGCGGCGTGGAAGCCTTGAAACTGGTCAAGGCGCACAATGACCAGACCCCCTTCATCATCGTCTCCGGCGTGATCGGCGAGCAGACGGCGGTGGAGGTCATGAAGGCAGGCGCCCAGGATTACTTCCTCAAGAGCGCCATCGGCCGCCTGCCGCACGCGGTGGACCGCGAGCTGCGCGACGCCCAGGCGCGGCGCAAGCAGCGCGCCAGCGCCCAGGCCCTGCGCGAAATGCAGGCGCGCTTCAACGCCTTCATGAATGCCGCGCCGATGCCGACCTGGATCAAGGATGCGCAGCTGCGCTACAGCTACGTCAATCCGGCGCAATCGGCCTTCTACGGCATGACCCCGGGCGACATGGACGGCCTGACCGACCTTGAACTCATGAGCAGCGGCGCGGCCGCCGCCTCGCAGGAAAATGACCGCAAGGTGCTGGAACAGAAGTGTGAGCTGCACACCCAGGAAACCGTGTTCGATCACAACCACAATGCGCGCATCCTCGATGTGGTGCGTTTTCCCATTAGCGGGGAAGGCAAGGGCGACATGGTGGCCGGACTGGCCATCGACGTCACCGAGCGCGAACAGTCGCGGCGCGATCTGGAACTGGCCATCCAGCGCCAGCAGTTGCTTTCTTCGCGCGTGATCGAGGTGCAGGAGCGCGAGCGCCAGCACCTGGCGCGCGGCCTGCATGACGACGTCGGACAGTCGCTCACGGCGCTGAAGATCAATCTGGAAACCATCAAGAAGATGGGCTCCCTGGAAGGGCCGTCGCTGCAGAACGGCATCGACATCGTCACCGCCGTGCTGGCCCAGGTGCGCAGCCTCTCGCTGGACCTGCGCCCGCCGCAGCTGGACAACCTGGGACTGATCGCCGCCCTGCGTTCCTATGTGGAACAGAAGTCCAAGCTGGCCAACGTCAATGGCTGGTTCGAGAGCAGCGGTCACGACGAGCAGTTGCACCACGACATCGAAAACACGGCTTTTCGCATCGTGCAGGAAGCTGTTACCAATATCCTGCGCCACGCCCGCTGCCAGAACATCTGGGTCAAGATCGACCGCCAGCACGACCAGGTCTACCTGAGCATTCGCGATGACGGCCGCGGTTTCGACATCGAGCGCGCGCGCAGCAACGCCATTTCCGGCACCAGCTTCGGTCTGCTCAACATGGAAGAGCGGGCCGTGCTGGTGGGCGGTTCCATGGAGATCACTTCAGCGCCCGGCGCAGGGACGGAAATCGTCATGCACCTGCCGGTCGCCCCCATTGTCAGGAGGATGTAA
- a CDS encoding AMP-dependent synthetase/ligase, whose product MVETRQDREAATFPRLLLAHARQRPERAAFREKDLGIWQTTSWRQVAEEVRSFACGLAALGFRRGMSLAIIGNNCPRLYWAMSAAQALGGMPVPLYQDAPAADMAYVLADANVDFVMAEDQEQVDKVFEIKESLPRIAHVIYDDERGMRNYHQPELLSFARVQELGRAYERAHPDFFDQEIAAGSPDDVAIILYTSGTTGKPKGVCHSHRAMITTATTLVEFDHLDENDDILCYLPLAWVGDFLYSFAQQHVAGFCLNCPESPNTVMTDLREIGPTYYFAPPRVYENILTQVMIRIEDAGWLKRKMFHGFMKVARRVGMRILDGKPGVSLLDRLQYGLGSLLVYGPLKNVLGMSRLRVAYTGGEAIGPDLFDFYRSLGINLKQLYGMTETCVTVCMQPSGDVKLDSVGRPMKGVEVRIDENGEVLVRSPGLMKEYFKRPDATAEAIDANGYFHTGDAGFFDSDGHLKIIDRAKDVGKMASGSMFAPKYIENKLKFFPFIKEAVTFGNGREQCMAFINIDMDAVGNWAERRNLAYSGYTDLAANPAVYALLRECVEKVNADLAADPLLADSQIHRFLILHKELDPDDEELTRTRKVRRGFIADKYAVLIEALYAGRASQYIETQVKFEDGRQGMISADLKIAEAKTFKTLQSAA is encoded by the coding sequence ATGGTGGAGACGAGACAAGACAGGGAGGCCGCGACCTTTCCGCGGCTGTTGCTGGCGCATGCCCGCCAACGTCCTGAGCGGGCAGCCTTCCGCGAGAAGGACCTGGGCATCTGGCAGACCACGAGCTGGCGCCAGGTGGCCGAGGAAGTGCGCAGCTTCGCCTGCGGCCTGGCGGCGCTGGGTTTCAGGCGCGGCATGAGCCTGGCCATCATCGGCAACAACTGTCCACGCCTGTACTGGGCCATGAGCGCCGCGCAGGCCCTGGGCGGCATGCCCGTGCCGTTGTACCAGGATGCGCCGGCGGCTGACATGGCCTATGTGCTGGCCGACGCCAACGTCGACTTCGTCATGGCCGAAGACCAGGAGCAGGTCGACAAGGTCTTCGAGATCAAGGAAAGCCTGCCGCGCATCGCCCACGTCATCTACGACGACGAGCGCGGCATGCGCAACTACCACCAGCCCGAGCTGCTCTCCTTTGCCCGCGTGCAGGAACTGGGCCGGGCCTACGAGCGCGCACATCCGGATTTCTTCGACCAGGAAATCGCCGCCGGCTCGCCCGACGACGTGGCCATCATCCTCTATACCTCCGGCACCACTGGCAAGCCCAAGGGCGTGTGCCATTCGCACCGGGCCATGATCACCACCGCCACCACGCTGGTGGAGTTCGATCATCTCGATGAGAACGACGACATCCTCTGCTACCTGCCGCTGGCCTGGGTGGGCGACTTCCTGTATTCGTTCGCGCAGCAGCATGTGGCCGGCTTCTGCCTGAACTGCCCGGAGTCGCCCAACACCGTGATGACGGACCTGCGCGAGATCGGCCCGACCTATTATTTCGCGCCGCCGCGGGTCTACGAAAACATCCTCACGCAAGTGATGATCCGTATCGAGGACGCCGGCTGGCTCAAGCGCAAGATGTTCCATGGCTTCATGAAGGTGGCGCGCCGGGTTGGCATGCGCATCCTCGATGGCAAGCCGGGCGTGTCCCTGCTCGATCGCCTGCAATATGGACTGGGCAGCTTGCTGGTGTATGGACCACTGAAGAACGTGCTGGGCATGTCGCGCCTGCGCGTGGCCTATACGGGCGGTGAGGCCATCGGGCCGGACCTGTTCGACTTCTATCGTTCGCTGGGCATCAATCTCAAGCAGCTCTATGGCATGACCGAGACCTGCGTGACGGTCTGCATGCAGCCCTCGGGCGACGTCAAGCTCGATAGCGTGGGGCGGCCGATGAAGGGCGTGGAAGTGCGCATCGACGAAAACGGCGAAGTGCTGGTGCGCTCGCCTGGACTGATGAAGGAATATTTCAAGCGGCCCGACGCCACCGCCGAGGCCATCGATGCCAATGGCTACTTCCACACCGGCGACGCCGGCTTCTTCGACAGCGACGGTCACCTGAAGATCATCGACCGCGCCAAGGATGTCGGCAAGATGGCCAGCGGCAGCATGTTCGCACCCAAGTACATCGAGAACAAGCTCAAGTTCTTCCCCTTCATCAAGGAAGCCGTGACCTTCGGCAATGGCCGCGAGCAATGCATGGCCTTCATCAACATCGACATGGATGCGGTGGGCAACTGGGCCGAACGGCGCAACCTGGCCTATAGCGGCTATACCGACCTGGCCGCCAATCCCGCCGTCTATGCGCTGCTGCGCGAATGCGTGGAGAAGGTCAACGCCGACCTGGCCGCCGATCCGCTGCTGGCTGATTCGCAGATCCATCGCTTCCTGATCCTGCACAAGGAGCTCGATCCCGACGATGAAGAATTGACCCGCACCCGCAAGGTCCGGCGCGGCTTCATCGCCGACAAGTACGCGGTGCTGATCGAAGCGCTCTACGCCGGGCGTGCATCGCAGTACATCGAGACCCAGGTCAAGTTCGAGGATGGCCGCCAGGGCATGATCTCGGCCGACCTCAAGATCGCCGAGGCCAAGACCTTCAAGACGCTGCAAAGCGCCGCCTGA
- a CDS encoding fimbria/pilus outer membrane usher protein: MRRPPLWLLPLILLLSCLPGWAAEPGDELLLLEVAINGRDTNLVAQFTRRQRELYASAAELRSLNLRVDGGDDELIAIRALASRIQLDEAAAKVNLEIAPRFMNITDIEANSAAARVPLSPAAQGAVLNYDLLASSGQGQHALGGLFDARWFSGSAVVSSSALGYTGNSGGVSARLESTLTYSQPASLTRYRLGDVINSSLAWSRSVRLGGFQYASDFNLRPDLVRFPTPSLGGETVVPSTVDLFVNGVRQLSQPVPPGPFEIRQPPIASGAGQIAVAVTDELGRQTLRTVNFYATDRLLKPGLSSYSAEGGWVRRHYGLRSNDYGQFALSGTARHGVSDWLTLEGHAEAMHGLKLGGGGAVFNLGNRAVLASALSASNAASGSGQQFSLAIERNADPLSLSLSRTQATRDYQDIGALQGAPVSRSATVATLGMNLGSAGSLSMAYARSKSPLLFTDLGTTGLADSETLTLTYFKSLGSTASMYLTGYRDFRNSGYGASVGIIIPLGGRDVVGASMNNNNGQRTATLQASRSTVAIGDLGWQLQDTEGSYQQRLAQLNYKSRVGSFSAGVSQGGTISSQRLGARGALAFMDGGVFASDWIDDSFAVVNASGVKNVGIYNENRYAGRTDDNGQLLLTDLRAYDVNKISVDVLDLPLTLQLDQSDQYVKPRDRSGVIVHFNARRASDVTLTLKDAAGNYLPIGASIRVRETGLEAPVGYDGVSYLQELAPLNTLDVLLPSGDQCHATLVPPVRSEGGMANEVVVCR; encoded by the coding sequence TTGAGACGCCCGCCGCTCTGGCTGCTGCCCTTGATCCTGCTGCTGTCCTGCCTGCCGGGGTGGGCCGCTGAACCGGGCGACGAACTGTTGTTGCTGGAGGTCGCCATCAACGGGCGCGACACCAATCTGGTGGCGCAATTCACCCGCCGCCAGCGCGAGCTGTATGCCAGCGCCGCCGAGCTGCGCAGCCTGAACCTGCGGGTGGATGGCGGAGATGACGAGCTCATTGCCATCCGCGCCCTGGCCTCGCGCATCCAGCTCGACGAAGCTGCCGCCAAGGTCAACCTGGAGATTGCACCGCGTTTCATGAACATCACCGACATCGAAGCCAACAGCGCCGCGGCCAGAGTGCCGCTCTCGCCCGCAGCACAGGGCGCTGTACTGAACTACGACCTGCTGGCCAGCTCCGGCCAGGGTCAGCACGCGCTGGGCGGACTGTTCGATGCGCGCTGGTTCTCCGGCAGCGCTGTCGTGAGCTCCAGCGCCTTGGGCTACACCGGCAACAGCGGCGGCGTCTCGGCGCGGCTGGAAAGCACCTTGACCTATTCCCAGCCGGCCAGCCTCACGCGTTACCGTCTGGGCGACGTCATCAACAGCAGCCTGGCGTGGAGCCGTTCGGTGCGGCTCGGCGGCTTCCAGTACGCTTCGGACTTCAACCTGCGTCCCGACCTGGTGCGCTTCCCTACGCCATCCTTGGGCGGAGAAACGGTGGTGCCGTCGACGGTCGACCTGTTCGTCAATGGCGTGCGCCAGTTGTCGCAGCCGGTGCCGCCCGGCCCCTTTGAAATCCGCCAGCCGCCTATCGCCAGCGGCGCGGGGCAGATCGCCGTGGCGGTGACCGATGAGCTGGGACGGCAGACCTTGCGTACGGTGAATTTCTACGCAACGGACCGGCTTCTCAAGCCCGGCTTGTCCTCCTACTCGGCCGAAGGCGGCTGGGTGCGCCGCCATTATGGGCTGCGCAGCAATGACTATGGACAGTTCGCGCTGTCGGGAACAGCGCGTCATGGCGTGAGCGACTGGCTGACCCTGGAGGGTCACGCCGAAGCCATGCACGGCCTGAAGTTGGGGGGCGGCGGCGCCGTCTTCAACCTCGGCAACCGCGCCGTGCTGGCCTCGGCGCTATCGGCCAGCAACGCGGCCAGCGGCTCGGGCCAGCAGTTCTCGCTGGCCATCGAACGCAACGCCGATCCCCTGAGCCTGTCGCTCAGCCGCACCCAGGCCACCCGCGACTACCAGGACATTGGCGCGCTCCAGGGAGCGCCCGTCTCCCGCAGCGCCACCGTGGCCACCTTGGGCATGAACCTGGGCAGCGCCGGCTCCTTGAGCATGGCGTATGCGCGCAGCAAGAGCCCGCTGCTGTTCACCGACCTCGGCACCACGGGCCTGGCCGACAGCGAGACCTTGACGCTCACCTACTTCAAATCACTGGGCAGCACGGCCAGCATGTACCTGACCGGCTACCGCGACTTCCGCAACAGCGGCTATGGCGCCTCGGTGGGCATCATCATTCCCTTGGGCGGGCGCGATGTGGTCGGCGCCAGCATGAACAACAACAATGGCCAGCGCACCGCCACGCTGCAAGCCAGCCGTTCCACGGTCGCCATCGGCGACCTCGGCTGGCAGTTGCAGGACACCGAAGGCAGTTACCAGCAACGCCTGGCCCAGCTCAACTACAAGAGCCGCGTCGGCAGCTTCAGCGCCGGCGTCTCGCAGGGCGGCACCATTTCCAGCCAGCGCCTGGGTGCGCGCGGCGCGCTGGCCTTCATGGATGGCGGCGTCTTCGCCTCGGACTGGATCGACGACAGCTTCGCCGTGGTCAATGCCAGCGGCGTGAAGAATGTCGGCATCTACAACGAGAACCGCTATGCCGGACGCACCGACGACAATGGTCAGTTGCTGCTGACCGACCTGCGCGCCTACGACGTCAACAAGATCTCGGTGGACGTGCTGGACCTGCCGTTGACCTTGCAACTGGATCAGTCCGACCAGTACGTCAAGCCGCGCGATCGTTCCGGCGTCATCGTCCATTTCAATGCACGGCGCGCCTCGGATGTGACGCTCACGCTCAAGGATGCGGCGGGCAACTATCTCCCGATCGGCGCAAGCATCCGGGTCAGGGAAACGGGCCTGGAGGCGCCGGTGGGCTACGATGGCGTGAGCTATCTGCAGGAGCTGGCGCCGCTCAATACGCTGGATGTACTGCTGCCCTCGGGCGACCAGTGCCATGCCACGCTGGTGCCGCCGGTGCGCAGCGAGGGAGGGATGGCCAATGAAGTGGTGGTGTGCCGATGA
- a CDS encoding spore coat U domain-containing protein, giving the protein MKTSPLLLLLAALPLAGIGNALAAAPTGNLEISAIVTQQCSVQSAALPFGVYGSSALQQNAQIGVTCSNGTSYTVGLDQGAAGSANRRMASADGASWIDYGLYQDAARTTAWNTGSAAVAGVGTGNAQNFPVYGYVPAGQSPRAGAYSDVVSITLSY; this is encoded by the coding sequence ATGAAGACGTCCCCGCTCCTGTTACTTCTTGCTGCCCTGCCGCTGGCTGGGATCGGCAACGCGCTGGCGGCCGCTCCGACCGGTAATCTGGAAATTTCCGCCATCGTCACCCAGCAATGCAGCGTCCAGAGTGCGGCGCTGCCGTTTGGCGTGTATGGCTCCAGCGCCCTGCAGCAAAACGCCCAGATCGGCGTCACCTGCTCCAACGGCACCAGCTACACCGTGGGCCTGGACCAGGGTGCGGCCGGCTCGGCCAATCGCAGGATGGCTAGCGCTGATGGCGCCAGCTGGATCGATTACGGCCTCTACCAGGATGCCGCCCGCACCACGGCCTGGAACACCGGCAGCGCCGCCGTCGCCGGGGTCGGCACCGGCAATGCGCAGAACTTCCCGGTCTACGGCTACGTCCCGGCCGGTCAGTCGCCCCGTGCCGGCGCCTATAGCGACGTCGTCTCCATCACCCTCTCCTACTGA
- a CDS encoding sensor histidine kinase, producing MPITKQSQLARASTGIFFLLALLLSIGVAGFSYHSVRDFEQRAVWLQHTHTVINVLEETNSALRETVGNSRGYVLSGNEEYRTSFEAGVRHVQALMQDLRRLMSDNERQIERLDSTEDLVNQRLALSREILALRPEQARERVLEGKALSDEIRRRFAEMKGNENALLAKRSQDTSASADLTIFMVVSGSLLSMALLVLVYSKLRREMDRRIDAQQRAQAYSDEIEDLYNNAPCGYHSVDESDKKIIKINDTELKWLGYTREQVVGRMTHTDLLAPASAERYLRELQPQFMLKREISGIDLNYRRADGSEFTALVNATAIPSRDRSKLISRTVIYDISDRKRAEEEIEALNADLKRQALHLHSVNKELESFSYSVSHDLRAPLRAISGYAMILEEDYADAIDEKGREQLQVIRRNVRKMDELINDLLKLAKSTTGELTLERFSMDDLVRQVIAGLRRENPNVLFDVPPLEGAVANRGLITQVWENLLSNAVKFSSKSEQPAVRVSMQVEPEEYIYGVHDNGVGFDMRYAHKLFGTFQRLHRQEEYAGTGIGLALVQRIVIRHTGRVWAQSKPGEGASFYFSLPRKGLSPSLVERREAGSGSSTFTNEAARP from the coding sequence ATGCCGATCACCAAACAAAGCCAGCTGGCGCGCGCCAGCACCGGCATCTTCTTCCTGCTGGCCTTGCTGCTGTCCATCGGAGTGGCGGGGTTCTCCTATCACAGCGTGCGCGACTTCGAGCAGCGCGCCGTGTGGCTGCAGCACACCCATACCGTGATCAATGTCCTGGAAGAAACCAATTCCGCCTTGCGCGAGACCGTGGGCAACTCGCGTGGTTACGTGCTGTCCGGCAATGAAGAGTACCGCACCAGCTTTGAAGCGGGAGTACGGCACGTGCAGGCGTTGATGCAGGACCTGCGCCGGCTCATGAGCGATAACGAGCGCCAGATCGAACGGCTGGACAGCACCGAGGACCTGGTCAACCAGCGCCTGGCGCTGTCGCGCGAGATCCTGGCGCTGCGCCCGGAACAGGCGCGCGAACGGGTGCTCGAAGGCAAGGCCCTCAGCGACGAGATCCGCCGACGTTTTGCTGAAATGAAAGGCAATGAGAATGCCTTGCTGGCCAAGCGTTCGCAAGACACCAGCGCCAGCGCCGACCTCACCATCTTCATGGTCGTCAGCGGCAGCCTGCTCAGCATGGCCTTGCTGGTGCTGGTCTACAGCAAGCTGCGCCGCGAGATGGACCGCCGTATCGACGCCCAGCAGCGCGCCCAGGCCTATTCCGACGAAATCGAAGACCTCTACAACAACGCCCCCTGCGGCTACCACTCGGTGGATGAGAGCGACAAGAAGATCATCAAGATCAACGACACCGAATTGAAGTGGCTCGGCTATACCCGCGAACAGGTGGTGGGCCGCATGACCCATACCGACCTGCTGGCCCCGGCCAGTGCCGAACGCTATCTGCGCGAACTGCAACCGCAGTTCATGTTGAAGCGCGAGATCAGTGGCATCGATCTCAACTACCGGCGCGCCGATGGCAGCGAATTCACCGCGCTGGTCAACGCCACCGCCATCCCCAGTCGCGACCGCAGCAAGCTCATCAGTCGCACCGTCATCTACGACATCTCCGACCGCAAGCGCGCCGAAGAAGAGATCGAGGCCCTCAATGCCGACCTCAAGCGCCAGGCCCTGCACCTGCACAGCGTCAACAAGGAGCTGGAAAGCTTTTCCTATTCGGTCTCGCATGACCTGCGCGCACCGCTGCGCGCCATTTCCGGTTACGCCATGATCCTGGAAGAAGATTACGCCGACGCCATCGACGAGAAGGGCCGCGAGCAATTGCAGGTGATCCGTCGCAATGTGCGCAAGATGGATGAACTGATCAACGACCTGTTGAAGCTGGCCAAGTCGACCACCGGAGAACTGACGCTGGAACGTTTCTCCATGGATGATCTGGTGAGGCAGGTGATTGCCGGCTTGCGCCGCGAAAATCCCAATGTCCTGTTCGATGTGCCACCTCTGGAGGGCGCGGTGGCCAATCGCGGGCTCATTACCCAGGTGTGGGAAAACCTGCTCAGCAACGCCGTCAAGTTCAGCAGCAAGAGCGAGCAGCCAGCAGTGCGCGTGAGCATGCAGGTGGAGCCGGAGGAATACATCTACGGCGTCCATGACAACGGCGTGGGCTTTGACATGCGCTATGCCCACAAGCTCTTCGGCACCTTCCAGCGCTTGCACCGCCAGGAAGAGTATGCCGGCACCGGCATCGGCTTGGCGCTGGTGCAGCGCATCGTGATCCGCCACACCGGCCGGGTGTGGGCGCAGAGCAAGCCCGGCGAAGGCGCCAGTTTCTACTTTTCGCTGCCGCGCAAGGGCCTCTCGCCCAGCCTGGTCGAGCGTCGCGAGGCCGGCAGCGGATCATCCACCTTCACCAATGAGGCCGCACGTCCATGA
- a CDS encoding fimbrial biogenesis chaperone, whose product MTRSASLWRSCAKSCIRYCVLACLLTITAVPPALASNFEIAPVVLELSSARTAGVVKIVNNDNHNVSLQVRAYEWNQVDSKDELQPTQNLIISPPVFNLAPGASQVIRVVSRQAAGASEIAFRLLIDEIPSSSEGALISFKFRISMPVFIAANTAPKLQLDYQLHAGKPARLMVQNSGNRRARLLDLALTLPNGKKINAPAGGNPYTLAGLTRQYLIETETPLAAGSKVKLTANSDAGPIDTELTVAP is encoded by the coding sequence GTGACGAGATCCGCTTCCCTGTGGCGTTCCTGCGCCAAGTCTTGTATCCGGTATTGCGTCCTGGCCTGCCTGCTGACGATAACGGCCGTCCCGCCGGCGCTGGCCTCGAACTTCGAGATTGCGCCGGTGGTGCTCGAGCTGTCCTCGGCCCGCACGGCGGGGGTGGTCAAGATCGTCAATAACGACAACCACAACGTCTCGCTGCAGGTCCGCGCCTATGAATGGAACCAGGTCGACAGCAAGGATGAGCTGCAACCCACCCAGAACCTGATCATCAGTCCGCCGGTATTCAACCTCGCGCCCGGCGCTTCGCAGGTCATCCGGGTGGTGTCGCGGCAGGCCGCGGGCGCCAGCGAGATTGCCTTTCGGCTGCTGATCGATGAGATCCCCTCCAGCAGCGAGGGAGCGCTCATCAGCTTCAAGTTCCGCATTTCGATGCCAGTGTTCATTGCGGCCAATACCGCGCCTAAACTTCAGCTTGACTACCAGTTACATGCGGGCAAGCCAGCCCGGCTGATGGTGCAAAACAGCGGCAATCGCCGCGCCCGCCTGCTGGACCTGGCCCTGACGCTCCCCAACGGCAAGAAGATCAACGCCCCGGCGGGCGGCAATCCCTACACCCTGGCCGGGCTCACCCGCCAGTACCTGATCGAGACCGAGACCCCGCTGGCCGCTGGCAGCAAAGTCAAGTTGACTGCCAACAGCGATGCCGGGCCGATTGATACCGAACTGACCGTTGCGCCTTGA
- a CDS encoding response regulator, translated as MDIEQYDIILVDDSPEVAELTRLALGSRKLADKLTWFADAELAEEFFFQGEYAQRRDLHPYLILLDLNLPLMSGHDFLKIIKSNAATSHIPVVMFSSSDDQRDINQSYELGANGYVVKSTDPKEFMGTVVDTGIYWRNRNRPARNEEGAGR; from the coding sequence ATGGATATCGAGCAATACGACATCATCCTCGTTGACGACAGCCCCGAAGTGGCCGAGCTGACGCGCCTGGCGCTGGGCAGTCGCAAGCTGGCCGACAAGCTGACCTGGTTCGCCGATGCCGAGCTGGCCGAGGAATTCTTTTTCCAGGGCGAATACGCCCAGCGCCGCGACCTGCATCCCTACCTGATCCTGCTGGACCTGAACCTGCCGCTGATGAGCGGCCATGATTTCCTCAAGATCATCAAGTCCAACGCCGCCACCTCGCATATCCCGGTGGTGATGTTCTCGTCCTCGGATGACCAGCGCGACATCAACCAGAGCTATGAGCTGGGCGCCAATGGTTACGTGGTCAAGTCCACCGATCCCAAGGAATTCATGGGGACCGTGGTCGATACCGGCATCTACTGGCGCAACCGCAACCGTCCGGCGCGCAACGAAGAGGGCGCGGGGAGGTGA